The window AGTGTAGACATCATCGCTActgattgtttttttgtttccaTCTATGAAGTATTCAgtcgattttaaaaatggaagtaTAGTCATTAAATTGCTGTTTCTGTAACGGTTTAAACGAtcttgcaatttatttatatttattttcgaagAAGCAACAAATGGTCGTGGTTTTAGTATTTCGCCTGACAATTGGTTATCAACATCCCTGTAAATTCTatgatctttattatttttaataactccacgattaattattttaacatcatGAGCTTGTGTCTTAGCATGGGATTCTAAAATTTCGCTTCTTATATCGTCGTGTAgtatttcaacatttatttctggATGTTTAACCTCACGTTTATTAATGCGTTTTTCgatgatattttttctttgtactTTGTAAGGTGGACGAATTTTAGTTAACCTTAAATCAGACGCATATGGAAACGAATCAGATAGTTTGATTAATGGAATTGTTGGTGATACCTTTTTCTGTTCTCTTTGTTGattgttgaaatttttaatataatttaaaacactatTAGCGAATTGTGAACTTGTCCATTGGCCatatacttttacatttttctCTGGTGGAGGAGGTTTTTCTATGTCAAATAATCCATAAGTATTTTGGTAAGAAACACTCTTTGCAGAATTTACTTTTCCGGATTCCTTTAATTCAAAATAGGGAATTACTAATGGTTTCCTCATCTTACCGTGTGAACGTACAAAACCTTGGAATGATGATGGAGGCGGCGGTGTTTCATATTCCGATACTGCTGGAAGTTCTTGAGTTCCAGAACCAGATAATTCCGTACTTTTACTATTTcttcctttaaaattattagtattgcCGGTTTGACTCATAAGATTCCAAAATTTTACCTTATCACCATTACCTTTAAAACTTTTATCCACTAAGGAAAAATCCaaaatttctttttcatttgAACTATCCgtcaatttcatttttacaGATGAAAGATCTAGACCAACATCGTGTTCTACTGTACTGTGTGGCGTTGTAAATCTTATAAAACTTCGAGTAGTATTGTAAAGAGGAAAGTTCGATGTTTCGGCAGACTCTTGTGTGTTGTCTCTAGACATATTCCCAagtactatatatttaatattattgttagctattagtttgttttttgtaaatgatTTCTGTCGGAATTCAGGATTTCccttaattgtataatttcgtTCTATTGTCGATGAAAGTATCATGTTGGCTCCAAATACCTCGCCGTCTAAGCCACTTGGGatacctataataaaataacaaaagacgTATCAATATTGTAATTAGGCTGAACGTATACTGGATGTTATAATGTATTACCTGAGTCGGTAATACCGTAACCGATAATGACGCTCCCTCCACCAGGAATCACGAAACCATAAAGctgtaaaataagttaatattaacCAATCTCATACGAACAATTTCGACGCAGCGTAACATGAAAGTGCTCGCGTCTGAAAATTTCTTGCACAACAAATCTAGTTATGCAAGACAGAGATTTGCCACAGGTAATCATGATCCGACTTGTCTATATAACTGTTCGTGACCTTGTATATAAAAAGCTTGAGCAATGCCCTTTTAAACgtgttgtataataataaatacatattgtaatCGAACTctacgtaataataatactttagtCTAGAAAATCTTTATCATTGAGGATAATGtggaatcaaaataaaataacttgaagCTCCAATACAAGACGTGTGCATGGAAATAACCTTAACAAATAGAATTAGGCTGTAAAACGCAAAGGAATGCATACACTCTGAGCGGCCTCGCAGGATGCCAGTCTTCCATCCACGTACAATGCCCACGCGCCAAAATCTGATTGATAGGACAGACATATGTGACGccaggtatttttatttatatcgacCAGGGCACTCGAAGCAGCTCGTCCgttcattgatattttaatatgacgtCCTCCAGAATCGACCCAAAGCCTCACTACACGATTATTACTGTTTgctaaaaaaaaacacgctcTAAATAGTTGAATTTAGTACTCGTGATTATCGTAAATAGACTGTGAACCGGCTAATCAAGCCCTCATAAATTATAAGCGTCTTAGTTAAGTGCGCGTTTGTATGTAATGTGTGTACAAAAAAATTACTTGTTTACGTAAATATCGAGAACTAATCAAATTAGACACTATATTTCACACTAAAACACACGTTATTAACGTGAGTTTTGTAGCGAAAATTGTATTAGAATGTACTTGACAgtaaagtgaaataaataataataaatattggacaacatcacatacattactctgatcccaatgtaagtagctaaagcacttgtgttatggaaaattagaacgACAGATAgcaacgacagtaccacaaatacccagacccaagacaatatcgAAAACTAACGAACTTCTACATCTACTTGTccgggattcgaacccgggTCTTCGAAGTgttgtacccatgaaaactggtgtacacatgAATCGACCCTTAACCGTTAAGCTTAAGTGTAATTCGATTTTCGTAAAGTAATATGAGTAGCTCCGTTCCatcaatatatctttatataagtCGACCACAGCTCGCTTTGTTCGCGTTTAATTAATCAGTGAACAGTAAACCACTTCATAAAGCGTCGTCATAAACGTTCCTCTGTCACATTGTTCGACGTAATAGACTACGTTTACTTTGGGGACAACACCTTGATAATCACCATTGAACATAACTGGTTAcgcaatacaaaaaaattaaaatattaggcAATATTGCACCAAACTGGTCCAAAGGGGATCGTgttcattaatattgtattgcAACTATATTTACTCAACGATTCttacatacattatttgtaaatgttttaaatttaattatacaattcacggcttttttaaaaatatttcgagcCTATTAACTAGGTTGGgcttaaagtataaattaatgcttatattgtaatactaatttaactagtcataaaaacaatatgtacTCACGCAATGCGAAAgatatgaatacaaaatatataaaggtattTCATAAATGTACGGAGCTCTGTACAGATGACaaacactataaataaaataaggcaaACGCAATTAGGTATTAAATcgcacatttaataaaatacattcaaatgaaaacgataacatttaaattataattatcgcAATGGTAAATAGCGTTTTGAATGACGACAGTgcgatttaattgtattaaaataatatacatattattccaCATAAGTTATATGATATGCGAATTAAACTGAGTCGAATTATTTATAGTCATCGTTATTCCGTACgttatgattttatttcagAGTTAATATATGTGTGAAATTTCATATGAATGTCCATCTGGACActcatatgaaaataaattattgtttatacttTCAGAAATTTTATGAATTAGCGTTGAACTTAACTATACTCAGATTTCACTGGAACATTGAAACCAAATATTCACGTTCGTTACCCAAGACACCCAAGAAACATtgaatggattgtgtgaaagacgatatggttagaaagaatgttacttgtgagatgacgtctgtcagagaagtatggaaggagaagaaaTGTTGCGCCgcccccaaataaaattggcataagggcaggaggatta is drawn from Vanessa cardui chromosome Z, ilVanCard2.1, whole genome shotgun sequence and contains these coding sequences:
- the LOC124543062 gene encoding uncharacterized protein LOC124543062, producing the protein MTRIQCFYLVFAIILSADAINRSVYKIVLSQKGFAQFLQYDLETPPIREFTFCTWLRFFDLSGDQSVFTYVANSNNRVVRLWVDSGGRHIKISMNGRAASSALVDINKNTWRHICLSYQSDFGAWALYVDGRLASCEAAQSLYGFVIPGGGSVIIGYGITDSGIPSGLDGEVFGANMILSSTIERNYTIKGNPEFRQKSFTKNKLIANNNIKYIVLGNMSRDNTQESAETSNFPLYNTTRSFIRFTTPHSTVEHDVGLDLSSVKMKLTDSSNEKEILDFSLVDKSFKGNGDKVKFWNLMSQTGNTNNFKGRNSKSTELSGSGTQELPAVSEYETPPPPSSFQGFVRSHGKMRKPLVIPYFELKESGKVNSAKSVSYQNTYGLFDIEKPPPPEKNVKVYGQWTSSQFANSVLNYIKNFNNQQREQKKVSPTIPLIKLSDSFPYASDLRLTKIRPPYKVQRKNIIEKRINKREVKHPEINVEILHDDIRSEILESHAKTQAHDVKIINRGVIKNNKDHRIYRDVDNQLSGEILKPRPFVASSKININKLQDRLNRYRNSNLMTILPFLKSTEYFIDGNKKTISSDDVYTKSLSNANKWHNVKSFSNDYTPRHINMGSTENQVTIDTKEAEAKKKYPSLRLKYMPDNHKIVKSFDEDPILNGRTMAIEISNLTNPNADSISILKYNHGFLPKHAKKSPGSGKNVRHKITSTKNDFNQNVKIGNALNERFIIGNNGEQNQQSFIGGDETIPDINRYRSDIDSKGENVPPSLGPKICKNVELYDRLFYVQPDGSVDVTQILSPIREKNLGIEFIALNYKVCSLDESEFKQSSLLYIDWNKTPVRLFGGSYPQKTKDLCGFF